In Streptomyces qaidamensis, one DNA window encodes the following:
- a CDS encoding histidine phosphatase family protein, whose amino-acid sequence MSTTLLLVRHGQTVWHAENRYAGISDIDLTDTGRAQAEALGRWAAAHPVDAVWTSPLSRAVATAEPACRALGLTSQSEPHLRECDFGVLEGRTLAEFEAEDPEWAAAYRADPVEHSFPGAEDPRAAAARGVRALRGIAAAHPGERVLVVAHNTLLRLVLCTLLSIPVGEYRRVLPRLRNAAISELRVNPDGSAALLSLNVPCEADVP is encoded by the coding sequence ATGAGTACGACCCTCCTGCTGGTCCGCCACGGGCAGACCGTCTGGCATGCCGAGAACCGCTACGCCGGCATCAGCGACATCGACCTCACCGACACCGGCCGCGCCCAGGCCGAGGCCCTCGGCCGGTGGGCCGCCGCCCATCCCGTCGACGCGGTCTGGACGTCCCCGCTGTCCCGTGCCGTCGCCACCGCCGAGCCCGCCTGCCGTGCCCTCGGCCTCACCTCCCAGAGCGAACCGCACCTGCGCGAATGCGACTTCGGTGTGCTGGAGGGCCGCACGCTCGCCGAGTTCGAGGCCGAGGACCCGGAGTGGGCCGCGGCCTACCGGGCCGACCCGGTGGAGCACTCCTTCCCCGGCGCCGAGGACCCGCGGGCGGCGGCGGCCCGCGGCGTGCGTGCCCTCAGGGGCATCGCCGCCGCCCACCCCGGCGAACGCGTCCTGGTGGTCGCCCACAACACCCTGCTGCGCCTGGTGCTGTGCACTCTGCTGTCGATCCCGGTCGGCGAGTACCGCAGAGTGCTCCCGCGGTTGCGGAACGCGGCGATCAGCGAACTGCGCGTGAACCCCGACGGTTCCG